Proteins from a single region of Apium graveolens cultivar Ventura chromosome 7, ASM990537v1, whole genome shotgun sequence:
- the LOC141671479 gene encoding uncharacterized protein LOC141671479, with protein sequence MKMIKRQLMQITNGNNPLSLTSKIRSVHFGNVHNLNDALNLFDELLQRQSNPPNDFPFNKLLGIITKMRHYDSVIVLYKKMCFSRLPVDCVTMNIVIRCYCHLNLPGFAFSVFGSFFKRGFTPTTRAYTALINGLITADRVPDAVNLFRKLIRDKDCEPDGVMFNSVINGLCKVGKTSNAIGLLKLMDKFECKPDTITYGTIIDSLCKDKHVDKALDIFSQMIGKGIPPNVFTYGSLIRGLCNVGWWDESIRMWKHMHASGIAPDVYIYNILVSTCCNEGNIEGAEFLVDNMRQRGISPDVVTYNSLIDGYCMQNKLEEAMDLFNNMNNKNLLPDAYTYTSLIKGFCKHYKLDKAMHFFQLMQSKGVKPNVITYSTLLGCLYRMGKCEAAFELFNEMQMRGIKANLHIYRDLLHGLCQNHQIVDALSFLKLLETRGLDRDIGLYTIIMNGFSNHGRFDTMRSIFDDLSTKRLKPDVQTYTVLIKGLCLHGKFEEAKQFLVKMEEDGCPPNTVTYNVIVQGFLKGNKFHEAVPILEEMVGRGFTPDSLTFELLLKQDSSLIDMIQNFSPKIKNSADPKV encoded by the coding sequence ATGAAGATGATAAAGCGGCAGCTAATGCAAATTACAAATGGTAACAACCCTTTATCTTTAACTTCAAAAATTCGTTCTGTACACTTTGGTAATGTTCACAACCTTAATGATGCCTTGAACCTGTTTGATGAATTGCTTCAAAGACAATCTAACCCCCCTAATGATTTTCCATTTAACAAATTGCTGGGCATTATCACCAAGATGCGACATTATGATTCTGTCATTGTTTTGTATAAGAAAATGTGTTTCTCGAGACTTCCGGTCGATTGTGTTACCATGAACATTGTTATCAGGTGCTATTGTCATTTGAATCTTCCGGGTTTTGCATTTTCTGTATTTGGGAGTTTTTTTAAGCGAGGTTTTACGCCTACTACACGTGCATATACTGCACTTATAAATGGTCTAATTACCGCGGATAGGGTTCCTGATGCTGTAAATTTGTTTAGGAAGTTGATCAGGGACAAAGATTGTGAACCGGATGGTGTCATGTTTAATTCTGTAATAAACGGGCTTTGCAAGGTTGGAAAGACCTCCAATGCTATAGGGTTGCTTAAATTGATGGATAAATTTGAGTGTAAACCGGATACCATAACTTATGGCACGATTATAGACAGTTTATGCAAAGACAAACATGTTGACAAAGCTCTGGATATTTTTTCACAAATGATTGGAAAAGGTATTCCGCCTAACGTTTTCACGTATGGTTCACTGATTCGAGGACTATGCAATGTTGGTTGGTGGGATGAAAGTATCAGGATGTGGAAGCATATGCATGCTTCTGGAATTGCTCCAGATGtgtatatttataatatattggTAAGTACGTGCTGCAACGAAGGGAATATAGAAGGTGCTGAATTTTTGGTGGATAACATGAGGCAAAGAGGGATTAGTCCTGATGTTGTAACTTACAATTCTCTTATAGATGGATATTGTATGCAGAATAAGTTGGAAGAAGCAATGGATTTATTCAATAACATGAACAATAAAAACCTTCTCCCGGATGCTTATACATATACCAGTTTAATAAAGGGATTCTGCAAGCATTACAAACTGGACAAGGCGATGCATTTCTTTCAGTTAATGCAGTCCAAAGGAGTAAAACCTAATGTTATTACTTACAGCACTCTTCTAGGTTGTCTATATCGAATGGGTAAATGTGAAGCTGCCTTTGAATTGTTTAATGAGATGCAAATGAGGGGAATCAAGGCCAATCTGCACATCTATAGGGACTTGCTACATGGACTGTGTCAAAATCACCAGATTGTAGATGCATTGTCGTTTCTTAAGCTGTTGGAGACTAGGGGATTAGATCGTGATATTggtctttacaccatcatcatgAATGGTTTTAGCAACCACGGGCGTTTTGATACAATGAGGTCAATTTTTGATGATCTTTCTACAAAACGTCTCAAGCCTGATGTTCAGACTTACACAGTACTGATAAAAGGTCTATGCTTGCATGGGAAATTTGAGGAAGCAAAGCAATTTCTTGTGAAAATGGAAGAAGATGGCTGTCCACCAAATACTGTCACTTACAATGTCATTGTTCAAGGATTTCTGAAAGGAAACAAATTTCACGAGGCTGTGCCAATTCTCGAGGAAATGGTTGGGAGAGGTTTTACACCTGATTCATTGACCTTTGAACTCCTGCTGAAACAAGATTCCAGTTTGATTG